In the bacterium genome, one interval contains:
- the mqnE gene encoding aminofutalosine synthase MqnE — translation MIDEIIGGSDVAGVLQKALNGERLNVEDGVRLFGSNDVHAIGAAANEIRLRINGDRTYYIVNRHINYTDICKNRCKFCAYSRNEGDECAYAMSVAEVLERAQEYYEQIRFTELHIVGGLHPTLPFSYYTDMLGTLKSHFPEVHIQAFTAVEIAHLADISGMSVHDVLIALKDAGLGSIPGGGAEIFNPRVRGIVCPEKMPAEKWLSIMRQAHNLGIKSNSTMLYGHVETDRERVEHMLTLRDLQDETGGFMTFIPLRYHTENTRLGEVAKPMSVKDHLKLYAVSRLMIDNIDHIKVFWIMLGLKLAQVALSYGSDDIDGTVIEEKITHRAGATTPQAMTVASLRRMIEETGTVPVERDTVYNEVIRDETGMFAIS, via the coding sequence ATGATTGATGAAATTATCGGCGGCAGCGATGTCGCGGGCGTGCTGCAAAAAGCACTGAACGGCGAAAGGCTAAATGTTGAAGATGGCGTGCGGCTCTTTGGATCGAATGACGTGCATGCAATCGGAGCTGCCGCAAATGAGATCAGGCTGAGGATCAATGGTGATCGGACGTATTACATTGTCAACCGTCACATAAACTACACCGATATCTGCAAGAACCGGTGCAAGTTTTGTGCATACTCGCGCAATGAGGGAGATGAATGCGCATATGCAATGAGCGTGGCGGAGGTGCTCGAGCGCGCACAGGAGTATTACGAGCAGATCAGGTTTACTGAGCTGCATATTGTCGGCGGGCTGCACCCCACCCTGCCTTTTTCATACTATACGGATATGCTGGGCACACTCAAATCGCATTTCCCGGAGGTTCATATTCAGGCGTTTACAGCCGTGGAGATTGCGCATTTGGCAGATATTTCAGGCATGAGTGTGCACGACGTCCTCATCGCACTCAAAGATGCCGGGCTCGGATCGATTCCCGGAGGAGGCGCTGAAATTTTCAACCCGAGAGTGCGGGGAATAGTTTGCCCGGAGAAGATGCCTGCCGAGAAGTGGCTCTCCATCATGCGCCAGGCGCACAATCTCGGGATCAAGAGCAATTCGACTATGCTTTACGGGCATGTGGAAACAGACCGTGAGAGGGTCGAGCATATGCTCACTTTGCGTGATCTGCAGGACGAGACTGGCGGATTTATGACATTTATCCCTCTCAGGTATCACACTGAAAATACTCGGCTGGGTGAGGTCGCCAAGCCCATGAGCGTAAAGGATCACCTCAAGCTATATGCAGTCTCGCGGCTGATGATTGACAATATCGACCACATCAAGGTTTTCTGGATAATGCTCGGGCTAAAACTGGCGCAGGTCGCTCTGAGCTATGGCTCGGACGACATAGACGGCACTGTGATCGAAGAAAAAATCACACACCGCGCAGGAGCGACGACACCGCAGGCAATGACTGTCGCCAGTCTGCGCCGGATGATCGAAGAGACAGGCACTGTGCCGGTGGAGCGCGACACAGTATATAATGAGGTAATCAGGGATGAAACTGGGATGTTTGCCATATCTTAA
- a CDS encoding menaquinone biosynthesis protein has protein sequence MKLGCLPYLNVRPLVHSLENGELPDGWELAYAPPSQLAKMLAAEEIAAAPVSVFATFLYPNFSICPGICIAADGPVKSVLLLSKKEPKDIDTVALDTSSLSGANMLKIVLKENYGMEPDFIRVPPDPVSHMLDVCDAAMVIGDPAMLYPKDGLFVMDLAAEWKKLTNLPAVFAVWAGKRITPELVDILHDAKTKGMAKVHQIAMEESKRLGLPFEVCDEYLSKIIHYDMGKSEAESIKTFHKKAVEHGLVEV, from the coding sequence ATGAAACTGGGATGTTTGCCATATCTTAATGTCAGGCCGCTGGTGCATTCGCTGGAAAACGGTGAGCTGCCTGACGGTTGGGAACTGGCATACGCCCCACCCTCCCAGCTTGCCAAAATGCTGGCTGCAGAGGAGATCGCTGCAGCGCCTGTGTCTGTTTTCGCAACTTTTCTCTACCCGAATTTTAGCATCTGCCCCGGAATATGCATTGCTGCTGACGGGCCGGTCAAGAGCGTGCTTTTACTGTCTAAGAAAGAGCCAAAAGACATAGACACAGTTGCACTGGATACAAGCAGTCTGTCCGGAGCGAATATGCTCAAAATTGTTCTTAAAGAAAACTATGGCATGGAGCCTGACTTTATCCGGGTGCCGCCGGACCCGGTATCGCATATGCTGGATGTATGCGACGCCGCAATGGTGATAGGTGACCCGGCTATGCTCTACCCAAAAGACGGGCTGTTTGTGATGGACCTGGCGGCTGAATGGAAGAAGCTCACAAATCTGCCTGCAGTATTTGCTGTCTGGGCAGGCAAGAGAATAACGCCCGAACTTGTCGATATACTGCACGACGCAAAGACAAAAGGAATGGCAAAAGTTCACCAGATTGCGATGGAAGAATCCAAGCGGCTGGGACTGCCGTTTGAAGTGTGCGATGAGTATCTATCAAAGATCATACATTACGATATGGGCAAGAGCGAAGCTGAGAGCATCAAGACATTTCACAAAAAGGCTGTGGAGCATGGGTTGGTGGAAGTATGA
- a CDS encoding menaquinone biosynthesis decarboxylase, with protein MAYIDLRDYIKRLEKCGELVRIKHKVSPKLEITEIADRTVKSGGPALLFENVEGSDLPVLINHYGSMRRMAMALGVESLDDIGDEIVNLIQTDAPGGLIDKVMMLPKLAKLSSAFPKTVNKAPCQEVVRTGEDASLAFMPILTCWPGDGGPFITLPMVFTKDLDTGKRNVGMYRMHVYDDKTTGMHWHIHKVGAKHFAKYEKRGERMPVAVALGGDPAITYAATAPVPEDFDEMIFAGFLRKSPVEMVQCKTIDMQVPAHSEIVLEGYVEPGKRRIEGPFGDHTGYYSPADEYPVFHLTCITHRKNPIYPATIVGKPPMEDCFIGKATERIFLPLIKTQIPEIVDMNLPVEGIFHNIALVSISKRYPLQARKVVNALWGLGQMALTKIVIVFDENVDVQDISEAIWRLGSNIDPQRDVFFTEGPVDVLDHAAPQALFGSKMGIDATKKMEGEKHIRPWPDDIVMSREVIEKIDSIWKELGIG; from the coding sequence ATGGCCTACATCGACCTGAGGGATTATATAAAGCGTCTGGAAAAGTGCGGCGAACTCGTGCGGATAAAGCATAAAGTCAGCCCGAAGCTCGAAATCACTGAGATTGCGGACAGGACCGTCAAATCCGGCGGACCGGCACTGCTGTTTGAAAATGTAGAAGGCTCAGACCTGCCGGTGCTCATAAATCATTACGGCAGTATGCGCAGGATGGCTATGGCTCTGGGAGTCGAGAGCCTGGATGATATAGGCGATGAGATTGTAAATTTGATCCAGACTGATGCGCCCGGCGGGCTGATAGATAAAGTTATGATGCTGCCAAAGCTCGCAAAACTGTCATCGGCTTTTCCGAAAACGGTGAACAAAGCACCATGCCAGGAAGTCGTGCGGACGGGCGAAGACGCAAGTCTCGCATTTATGCCTATCCTCACGTGCTGGCCGGGGGACGGCGGACCGTTTATTACACTGCCGATGGTATTCACAAAGGACCTTGATACCGGCAAGCGTAATGTCGGGATGTACCGGATGCATGTGTATGATGACAAGACGACTGGCATGCACTGGCACATTCACAAGGTTGGAGCAAAGCACTTTGCAAAATACGAGAAGCGAGGCGAAAGAATGCCGGTGGCTGTCGCGCTCGGCGGCGACCCGGCAATCACTTACGCCGCTACTGCTCCTGTGCCAGAGGATTTCGATGAGATGATATTCGCGGGGTTCCTGCGCAAGTCTCCGGTCGAGATGGTGCAGTGCAAAACAATCGATATGCAGGTTCCGGCACACTCGGAGATTGTGCTGGAAGGTTATGTGGAGCCGGGCAAACGAAGGATTGAAGGACCGTTCGGCGACCACACCGGTTATTATTCACCCGCGGATGAGTATCCGGTATTTCACCTTACATGTATAACTCACCGCAAGAACCCAATCTACCCAGCGACTATTGTAGGCAAGCCGCCTATGGAAGACTGCTTTATCGGCAAGGCAACCGAAAGAATTTTTCTGCCGCTTATAAAAACACAGATTCCAGAAATTGTGGACATGAACCTGCCGGTGGAGGGAATATTTCACAACATAGCACTGGTCTCGATCAGCAAGCGGTATCCTTTGCAGGCAAGGAAAGTCGTGAATGCTCTGTGGGGGCTTGGGCAGATGGCGCTGACTAAGATTGTTATAGTTTTTGATGAAAACGTGGACGTGCAGGATATAAGTGAGGCCATATGGAGGCTTGGGAGCAATATCGACCCGCAGAGGGATGTGTTCTTTACCGAGGGTCCGGTGGATGTGCTCGACCATGCCGCTCCGCAGGCTCTGTTCGGCTCCAAGATGGGTATAGACGCCACAAAAAAGATGGAGGGCGAAAAGCACATCAGACCCTGGCCGGATGATATCGTGATGAGCCGTGAGGTGATAGAGAAGATCGACAGCATATGGAAGGAACTGGGGATTGGATAA
- a CDS encoding MTAP family purine nucleoside phosphorylase, which yields MPKNKLSKNFAIIAGSQGYKMIKSLGRSLYIDPIKTPFGESAPIREVTKNGTKVFILSRHGETGYQISAPFVNYRANIWALKELGVERIISWSGPGAIDPSIPIGELLVLGDIIDETKGRSCTFYERLGIGFIRQNPVFCPELAARLAQAIVARQGHCRTDDIYACTQGPRLETRAEIKKFASYGATLVGMTLVPEAFLARELEMCYCPVCYITNYAEGIVERSYEPGELFEGLLSGEEKAKVDAAVDALPGIVIEALTSVPDERECKCHLAMERYRRQGTIGEDWHSWI from the coding sequence GTGCCAAAGAACAAACTTAGCAAAAACTTTGCAATAATAGCAGGTAGCCAAGGGTATAAAATGATAAAATCATTGGGTCGGAGCCTGTATATCGACCCGATAAAGACACCGTTCGGCGAATCTGCTCCAATACGCGAAGTTACCAAAAACGGAACGAAAGTATTCATCTTGTCGCGGCATGGCGAGACCGGATACCAAATATCAGCGCCGTTCGTAAACTATAGAGCCAATATATGGGCACTTAAAGAACTCGGCGTGGAAAGGATAATCTCATGGTCGGGACCGGGAGCTATCGATCCGTCCATACCCATTGGAGAACTATTGGTCCTCGGCGATATTATCGATGAAACAAAGGGACGATCATGCACCTTTTATGAAAGACTGGGGATCGGGTTCATCAGGCAAAACCCCGTCTTTTGTCCCGAATTGGCTGCAAGACTTGCACAAGCCATTGTAGCCCGACAGGGACACTGCCGCACAGACGATATATATGCGTGCACGCAGGGCCCAAGGCTCGAAACACGCGCGGAGATCAAAAAATTCGCATCATATGGTGCAACATTGGTCGGAATGACACTCGTGCCGGAAGCATTCCTTGCCAGAGAACTTGAAATGTGCTACTGTCCGGTCTGTTACATTACTAACTACGCCGAGGGGATCGTCGAGCGTTCCTACGAACCCGGTGAACTCTTCGAGGGATTGCTCTCTGGTGAAGAGAAGGCAAAAGTGGACGCGGCTGTCGATGCGCTGCCGGGTATAGTCATTGAGGCACTCACATCCGTACCCGATGAGCGGGAATGCAAATGCCACCTGGCTATGGAGCGTTACAGACGACAGGGAACCATAGGCGAAGACTGGCACAGTTGGATTTAG
- the mqnC gene encoding dehypoxanthine futalosine cyclase: MMNMHDGLTLFHMPLPELLWKAGCTCERMHPDRLRTYVIDRNINYTNICVSGCKFCAFYKKPGDPEGYVLTDDQILEKIREAVELGATQILMQGGLHPDIKIDCFEALFAKIKDRFDIQLHSLSAPEIVHIADISGLSIETTLGRLHDAGLDSLPGGGAEMLVDEVRTAISPKKCSCDQWMDVMRTATKIGMRATATMVFGMGETLADRVYHMDKIRALQEETGVFTAFIPWPFQPGNSELDMPAAGAHDYLRTLAVARMYIDNVENVQASWVTQGSEIAQLAISSGANDIGSTMIEENVVAAAGCRHRMNESEIIELIHRAGYDAAQRTTGYELVKVHLK; this comes from the coding sequence ATGATGAACATGCATGACGGCCTTACGCTGTTTCACATGCCACTGCCCGAGCTGCTGTGGAAGGCTGGATGCACATGTGAGCGTATGCATCCAGACAGGCTCAGGACATACGTTATTGACCGCAATATCAACTACACTAATATATGCGTTTCAGGCTGCAAGTTCTGTGCGTTCTACAAAAAACCGGGTGACCCCGAAGGGTATGTACTGACGGACGATCAGATACTTGAAAAGATACGCGAAGCCGTCGAACTGGGGGCTACTCAAATTCTGATGCAGGGAGGTCTGCACCCTGACATTAAGATAGACTGTTTCGAGGCGCTGTTTGCGAAGATCAAGGATCGGTTTGACATACAACTTCACAGTCTCTCCGCACCTGAAATCGTGCATATAGCCGATATCTCCGGCCTGAGTATAGAAACGACACTCGGCAGGCTCCATGACGCGGGTCTCGACTCTCTGCCTGGGGGCGGGGCTGAGATGCTGGTGGACGAAGTGAGGACAGCCATTAGCCCGAAAAAGTGCTCGTGCGATCAGTGGATGGATGTGATGAGAACCGCCACAAAGATCGGCATGCGCGCGACTGCGACTATGGTATTCGGCATGGGTGAAACACTTGCGGACAGGGTCTATCATATGGATAAAATCAGAGCTTTGCAAGAAGAGACAGGAGTCTTTACTGCGTTTATCCCATGGCCGTTTCAGCCGGGCAACTCTGAACTGGACATGCCGGCGGCGGGTGCTCATGATTACCTGCGGACACTGGCTGTCGCGCGGATGTATATAGACAATGTGGAGAATGTGCAGGCGTCATGGGTCACGCAGGGCAGTGAGATTGCTCAGTTGGCCATAAGTTCCGGCGCGAACGATATCGGCAGCACGATGATAGAAGAAAATGTTGTGGCTGCGGCGGGATGCCGACACAGGATGAATGAGTCTGAGATCATTGAACTGATCCATCGGGCTGGATATGATGCGGCTCAGAGGACAACTGGGTATGAACTGGTGAAAGTGCACCTGAAATAA
- the ubiA gene encoding putative 4-hydroxybenzoate polyprenyltransferase — protein sequence MKSAIAVPFRKLGIILEMIKFEHTVFALPFALSSAIIAANGIPEWRTLGWILVAMVGARSTAMTFNRIADAKIDAKNPRTASRAIPSGIVSVGAAWVFTIVSAALLVVAAYMLNPLAFVLSPVAIAAVVIYSYTKRFTSLSHLWLGLCLGIAPVGAWIAVTGKLQFAPMVLSAGVIAWTAGFDIIYSLQDIEFDKKMGLFSLPSRLGASRALLVSRLLHASMVIMLIWFGMLTGRGWIYFAGAGLVALFLIYEQSMVSPKDISRVNAAFFTMNGCVSMALLGFVMVDVLT from the coding sequence GTGAAATCAGCAATTGCAGTGCCATTCCGCAAGCTCGGGATCATACTCGAGATGATTAAATTCGAGCATACAGTGTTCGCCTTGCCCTTTGCTTTGTCATCGGCCATCATTGCGGCAAACGGAATCCCGGAATGGCGCACGTTGGGATGGATATTGGTCGCGATGGTGGGAGCGAGAAGCACGGCTATGACATTCAACCGCATAGCCGATGCAAAAATAGATGCTAAAAACCCCAGGACCGCTTCACGCGCAATACCCAGCGGCATCGTCTCTGTTGGGGCGGCATGGGTATTTACTATTGTGTCAGCGGCTCTGCTTGTGGTCGCGGCTTATATGCTTAACCCGCTCGCGTTCGTTCTATCACCTGTGGCTATAGCAGCGGTGGTTATATACTCGTACACGAAACGATTCACCAGTCTCTCACACCTGTGGCTGGGGCTGTGTCTCGGGATAGCGCCGGTGGGTGCATGGATTGCAGTAACCGGGAAGCTCCAATTCGCGCCCATGGTGCTCAGTGCGGGTGTGATTGCATGGACCGCCGGGTTCGACATTATCTATTCACTGCAGGATATCGAGTTCGACAAAAAAATGGGACTATTTTCTCTGCCGTCTCGGCTGGGCGCGAGTAGAGCACTGCTGGTATCCAGGCTGCTGCATGCGTCGATGGTCATCATGCTCATCTGGTTCGGCATGCTCACTGGAAGAGGCTGGATCTATTTTGCGGGCGCGGGGTTGGTGGCGCTATTTTTAATATATGAGCAGAGTATGGTGTCGCCAAAAGATATCAGCCGGGTCAACGCGGCGTTCTTTACTATGAACGGGTGCGTAAGTATGGCTCTGCTCGGGTTCGTAATGGTGGATGTGCTTACGTGA
- a CDS encoding LUD domain-containing protein, translating to MGESRAHKRQVKKALKDGQLQTALERAAVTYDKARVEVMKDFDAAGSQSEVRALKERCVSNIDDLFTRFKKSAEGVSAVVHEAVDGAEAVRIVLELAREHGVRKIVKSKSMLTEEIELNPRLQEAGIDVTETDLGEWIIQLAKEKPSHFTQPAVHKTREQIAELFSKVTGEHQDADVRKLVDVARVQLRKAFIEADMGITGANIAIAETGGIVLVTNEGNGRLVSTLPPIHVAIVGYEKLVETMDDANAILKTLSKNGTAQKQTAYVSFITGPSRTTDIEKTLALGVHGPRELHIIFVDNGRKAMAADETCREALYCIKCGACLNMCPAYNSIGGHAYGNAYMGGIGSVLTAFHRDLDSTQDTIGLCTGCGYCTSICPSKIDTPSMVLELRKRLVDKHGLNATSQIPMTMLKQPDKFISVLAMARSMQVPFVGGDGLLKDFPIGFALGTSRKMPGLAKQFLREILPEESSKSGKMSVGLYAGCMLDFVYPDIGQAIWNVLGKSDVRTFFPHSQCCCGAPAFYIGDQKTAKELAISNIAAMEIGSPEYIVTGCPTCAIMLKEKYPELLAGTEWEERAKALLDKVYDFSSFAIQILGLKIEKKLDGKLTYHDPCHQVRGLGTSICSRELIKSTGMEIVEMEKADQCCGFAGSYAVKQSGISSAILDRKIKCIEETGAKTLVTDCPGCIMQIRGGLAARGSGVKVCHSAQIIEGIID from the coding sequence TTGGGAGAATCAAGGGCACATAAAAGGCAAGTTAAGAAAGCTCTGAAGGATGGGCAGCTTCAGACTGCACTCGAACGTGCGGCTGTGACATACGATAAGGCTCGCGTCGAGGTGATGAAAGACTTCGATGCCGCTGGGTCACAAAGTGAAGTCCGTGCGCTTAAAGAGCGATGCGTGAGTAATATAGATGACCTCTTTACTAGGTTCAAAAAAAGCGCTGAAGGTGTGTCGGCTGTTGTACATGAGGCTGTTGACGGCGCGGAGGCTGTGCGGATCGTGCTCGAATTGGCACGTGAGCATGGGGTCAGGAAGATCGTCAAGTCCAAGTCGATGCTCACAGAAGAGATCGAACTCAACCCAAGACTCCAGGAAGCAGGGATCGACGTCACTGAGACTGACCTGGGCGAATGGATCATCCAGCTCGCCAAAGAAAAGCCCTCGCATTTCACACAGCCCGCAGTTCACAAGACCCGAGAACAGATTGCAGAGCTTTTCTCGAAAGTGACTGGTGAGCATCAGGATGCGGATGTGCGCAAACTCGTAGATGTGGCGAGAGTGCAGCTTCGCAAAGCCTTCATCGAAGCGGATATGGGCATCACAGGCGCAAATATAGCCATTGCCGAGACGGGCGGGATCGTATTGGTCACCAATGAAGGCAATGGTCGGCTGGTCTCCACGCTGCCGCCGATACATGTCGCGATTGTCGGATATGAGAAGCTGGTCGAGACTATGGACGACGCGAACGCCATCCTCAAGACACTATCAAAAAACGGCACGGCTCAAAAGCAGACGGCTTATGTCTCGTTCATAACCGGACCCAGCCGCACCACAGATATCGAAAAGACTCTCGCACTTGGAGTCCATGGTCCCAGGGAGCTGCATATAATCTTTGTAGACAATGGTAGAAAGGCTATGGCTGCAGACGAGACCTGCAGGGAGGCGCTTTATTGCATCAAATGCGGCGCATGCCTGAATATGTGCCCCGCGTATAACTCCATAGGTGGACATGCTTACGGCAACGCTTATATGGGTGGGATCGGGTCGGTGCTGACTGCATTTCACCGCGATTTGGATTCGACTCAAGACACTATCGGACTCTGCACGGGATGTGGTTACTGCACGAGTATATGCCCGTCCAAGATCGACACACCATCCATGGTGCTTGAACTGAGAAAGCGGCTGGTCGATAAACATGGGTTGAACGCCACTTCTCAAATCCCAATGACTATGCTCAAGCAGCCAGATAAGTTCATATCAGTTCTTGCGATGGCGCGAAGTATGCAAGTGCCGTTTGTCGGCGGAGACGGACTGCTCAAGGACTTCCCCATCGGCTTTGCGCTTGGAACTTCGAGGAAGATGCCCGGTCTTGCAAAGCAGTTTTTAAGAGAGATATTGCCGGAGGAATCGTCCAAGTCGGGAAAGATGAGTGTCGGGCTCTATGCAGGATGCATGCTCGACTTTGTCTACCCAGATATCGGACAGGCCATATGGAATGTGCTGGGTAAGAGTGACGTGAGGACTTTCTTCCCACATTCTCAATGCTGCTGTGGAGCACCGGCGTTTTATATAGGCGACCAGAAAACTGCCAAGGAGCTTGCCATCAGCAATATTGCAGCGATGGAGATCGGATCGCCCGAATATATCGTGACCGGATGCCCGACATGCGCGATTATGCTCAAGGAAAAGTATCCAGAGCTTTTGGCGGGTACCGAATGGGAAGAACGTGCGAAGGCTCTATTGGATAAGGTATATGACTTTTCGTCATTTGCGATCCAGATACTTGGGCTCAAGATAGAAAAGAAGCTCGACGGCAAGTTGACATATCACGATCCATGTCACCAGGTGAGGGGACTTGGCACATCCATCTGCTCAAGAGAGCTGATAAAAAGCACGGGGATGGAGATTGTCGAGATGGAGAAGGCCGACCAGTGCTGCGGGTTTGCAGGCAGTTACGCCGTCAAGCAGTCGGGAATATCCTCGGCAATACTCGATCGCAAAATTAAATGTATAGAAGAGACCGGCGCGAAAACGCTTGTCACGGACTGCCCTGGATGCATTATGCAGATACGGGGCGGGTTGGCTGCGCGAGGCAGTGGAGTTAAAGTGTGTCACAGCGCGCAGATAATCGAGGGGATAATCGACTAG
- the surE gene encoding 5'/3'-nucleotidase SurE, with translation MNVLITNDDGIHAEGLFALKTAFDKIASVHVVAPDRPRSACGHSITLHKPLRADKVKLRDGSTAFASNGTPSDCVSLGLLGIVEEKIDLVISGINKGPNLGWDLTYSGTVSAAMEGAISGVPSMAVSVATHESDVNYLTAARLTVQIARILQEHKLPESTLLNINVPSVDLEIKGIRITRAGKRRYMGSLEKRSDPTGRDYYWLGGEQPIDSLDEGTDVKAIADDYISITPVHLDLTDYAALESIRAWGLDSIDVNGAM, from the coding sequence ATGAATGTGCTTATTACAAATGATGACGGGATACACGCCGAAGGGCTTTTTGCACTCAAAACTGCTTTCGATAAGATCGCAAGTGTACATGTCGTTGCACCGGACCGGCCAAGGAGTGCTTGCGGTCACTCCATAACACTGCACAAACCACTGCGCGCCGACAAAGTCAAACTGCGTGACGGCAGCACGGCATTTGCCAGCAATGGAACACCGTCAGACTGCGTGAGCCTTGGGCTGCTTGGTATTGTTGAAGAAAAAATCGACCTCGTTATCTCAGGGATCAATAAAGGTCCCAACCTGGGATGGGACTTGACATACTCCGGGACAGTCTCGGCCGCAATGGAAGGAGCTATCTCAGGAGTTCCGTCTATGGCTGTGTCTGTCGCAACACATGAGTCTGACGTAAACTACTTGACAGCTGCGCGACTGACCGTTCAAATTGCGCGAATTCTCCAAGAACATAAACTGCCGGAAAGCACACTGCTCAATATTAATGTGCCGTCGGTGGACTTGGAAATCAAGGGAATTAGAATCACCAGAGCTGGTAAACGCAGATATATGGGAAGCCTGGAAAAAAGGTCCGACCCAACAGGAAGAGACTACTATTGGCTCGGCGGCGAACAGCCCATCGACAGCCTGGATGAGGGGACCGACGTCAAGGCTATTGCAGACGATTACATCTCCATTACGCCCGTCCATCTTGATCTTACTGATTATGCGGCGCTTGAATCGATCCGAGCATGGGGTCTGGACAGTATTGATGTGAATGGGGCTATGTAG
- a CDS encoding UbiX family flavin prenyltransferase, whose protein sequence is MDKAKRIMVAISGASGAIYARRLLEVLPSLYDIIYLTASDNALGIIKDELGYDGLAEMIPQENMRKFLPLSCTDLSAPTASGSHEYDGLIVIPCSMGVIGRIASGVSNDLVTRAADVCLKEKRKLVLVARETPLSLIHLRNMTSLAEAGATILPAVPAFYNRPRSIDELVDFVVDRVLRAIGADVHLIDGWGE, encoded by the coding sequence TTGGATAAAGCCAAACGAATTATGGTCGCCATATCGGGAGCAAGCGGAGCTATATACGCTCGAAGACTACTGGAAGTGCTGCCTTCACTCTATGACATCATATATCTTACTGCATCAGATAACGCTCTGGGGATCATAAAAGACGAACTGGGCTATGATGGCCTCGCTGAAATGATTCCGCAAGAAAACATGCGTAAGTTTTTGCCATTAAGTTGCACAGACTTGTCTGCACCCACTGCCAGCGGATCGCATGAATATGATGGGCTTATCGTGATTCCATGCTCTATGGGCGTAATTGGGAGAATTGCGTCGGGTGTCTCCAACGACCTGGTGACCCGCGCTGCGGATGTCTGTCTGAAGGAAAAAAGAAAACTGGTGCTGGTGGCAAGAGAAACTCCACTGAGTCTGATTCATTTGCGAAATATGACCTCTCTGGCTGAAGCCGGAGCAACAATACTGCCCGCAGTTCCAGCATTCTACAATAGGCCGAGGAGTATAGACGAGCTTGTGGACTTTGTGGTCGACCGTGTCTTGAGAGCCATAGGCGCAGACGTGCATCTTATTGACGGATGGGGCGAATAA
- a CDS encoding PEP-CTERM sorting domain-containing protein (PEP-CTERM proteins occur, often in large numbers, in the proteomes of bacteria that also encode an exosortase, a predicted intramembrane cysteine proteinase. The presence of a PEP-CTERM domain at a protein's C-terminus predicts cleavage within the sorting domain, followed by covalent anchoring to some some component of the (usually Gram-negative) cell surface. Many PEP-CTERM proteins exhibit an unusual sequence composition that includes large numbers of potential glycosylation sites. Expression of one such protein has been shown restore the ability of a bacterium to form floc, a type of biofilm.) — protein sequence MRTILITIITIVICLAPAFAGIEDILPAGEPVIAEQVLQEPLELASEPNFEITPGPVESAPVDYSVQAYEIQPAQTAPLAQVASTQANAPATCVVYKTQSSSPECGFIPSGSGVLGAVPPPPVPEPSSMLALMTGIGGIILRPWKRRK from the coding sequence ATGCGCACTATTCTCATTACAATTATTACGATAGTCATCTGTCTTGCTCCTGCTTTTGCCGGCATAGAAGATATATTGCCTGCTGGCGAACCGGTTATTGCCGAGCAAGTCCTACAAGAGCCACTCGAGCTTGCGAGTGAGCCTAATTTTGAAATCACACCTGGACCTGTAGAATCAGCGCCGGTTGATTACAGTGTTCAGGCATATGAAATCCAGCCTGCTCAAACAGCACCATTGGCACAGGTTGCAAGCACCCAGGCAAATGCGCCTGCGACTTGTGTGGTTTACAAGACTCAGAGCAGCTCACCGGAATGCGGTTTCATACCATCTGGCAGTGGTGTTCTTGGCGCGGTTCCTCCTCCGCCTGTTCCCGAACCGAGTTCTATGCTGGCTCTGATGACAGGCATCGGCGGTATTATTCTCAGGCCGTGGAAACGCAGAAAGTAG